A window from Mytilus galloprovincialis chromosome 8, xbMytGall1.hap1.1, whole genome shotgun sequence encodes these proteins:
- the LOC143085072 gene encoding protocadherin beta-3-like yields MSSKCLSVLLTVLMISNCTGVPVNYAIDEEKGPDYYLGRISDGAKLRNFTGITSDAEFESLRYNLLSSGNPDAQFFTVNERTSDLYTTKTIDRDELCRFSDTCILQFEVAADTSASDFFTKINIIVNILDINDNAPSFPSEVVHLALSEATVLGTSAWKGGADDRDHGTFSVQQYQLLPIDTPFAIETEFYADGRTQVTLKVNQNLDREINSSFTLTITAVDGGVPPKTGSVTINVQINDINDNAPKFAKSIYNITINEDLPENTVILKVHANDPDEGSNGEVTYKLSTLQSADIFRLFKIDLQTGDIRITQSLTQEESKQFKIIVEATDKASSPLTSQTQVIIHVLDTHNTAPEVTVTTISSKINGEYIEYYENANIGITMAIVLVTDHDSGYNGAVTCTLNDDHFYLKSEGDNEYNIVLGNSLDREINEWHEIVTTCSDAGSPRLSSSGSFRLHVLDVNDVPPVFTQVLYKINVEENGPKSVSVVQVHANDNDVTADQNVRYSLELAEDYKDIFSIDSTNGLIYVEQSLDRETYPTITFKVLATDSQPQPLTGSAMVEVTVLDANDYDPVFTPSEFQFTVPENRPPDISVGRVVAVDADSGINAELQYTLLPMSSETPPFRVLMNGTILTTMYFDREMTAQYTFSVMASDKGSPSRSSTATVIVNVQDENDNPPIFIFPGQETDEIRVSYQSLPNTVIATIQAYDPDSSFNSHISYIMNGSNILENFELNTHTGQFSVTSQLDQSDIGTYDLILTAIDNGEQEHQRSVKLVIIDKATVAASQSESEIKYFAIAVAISCITVVLSVLIVLAICLIKRKERQHHEKIAESVTTCSSLETDSEGSDIRFGDVCTRGILHKSSTNSLKRNDQSSKPNPIKKPFTTVVSVDEVIPEVISDSVEIWDWADSEYSRNTGQSLPRDLEPFSTFSSTTKQKNKVHWQASQC; encoded by the exons ATGTCTTCCAAGTGTTTATCAGTTTTACTAACTGTGTTAATGATATCAAACTGTACCGGAGTACCTGTCAACTACGCTATTGATGAGGAGAAGGGACCAGATTACTATTTAGGGAGAATTTCGGACGGCGCTAAACTGAGAAATTTCACTGGAATAACAAGCGATGCCGAATTTGAATCATTACGGTATAATTTACTTAGTAGCGGCAATCCTGATGCTCAGTTCTTCACAGTTAACGAAAGAACAAGTGATTTGTACACAACAAAGACGATAGACCGAGACGAATTATGTAGATTTTCAgatacttgtatattacagtttgAGGTAGCTGCCGATACCTCTGCCAGTGATTTCTTTACAAAAATCAACATCATCGTGAATATCCTTGACATTAATGACAATGCGCCATCTTTTCCGTCAGAGGTAGTGCATCTAGCACTATCGGAAGCCACAGTATTAGGTACTTCCGCTTGGAAAGGAGGCGCTGATGATAGAGACCATGGAACATTTTCAGTTCAGCAGTACCAATTGTTACCCATCGATACGCCTTTTGCAATTGAAACAGAATTTTACGCAGACGGAAGAACCCAGGTAACACTTAAAGTTAATCAAAATCTCGACAGAGAAATAAACAGTTCTTTTACATTGACAATCACGGCAGTAGATGGCGGTGTTCCGCCTAAAACGGGTTCAGTTACTATAAATGTTCAAATAAACGATATTAATGACAACGCACCAAAATTCGCAAAATCTATTTATAACATCACTATCAACGAGGATCTCCCGGAAAACACCGTTATTCTCAAAGTACATGCTAACGATCCGGATGAAGGTTCAAATGGCGAAGTTACATACAAGTTGAGTACTTTGCAATCAGCAGACATTTTTAGATTGTTCAAGATTGACTTACAAACGGGTGATATACGTATTACGCAATCATTGACACAGGAAGAAAGCAAACAGTTTAAAATCATCGTGGAAGCAACCGATAAGGCATCATCGCCATTAACATCGCAGACGCAGGTCATAATACATGTTCTTGACACTCACAATACAGCACCGGAAGTGACGGTTACAACAATATCGTCGAAAATTAACGGTGAATATATTGAATATTACGAAAACGCTAACATTGGAATTACCATGGCAATAGTTTTAGTTACTGATCATGATAGTGGTTACAATGGTGCTGTGACGTGTACTCTAAACGACGAccatttctatttaaaatctgaAGGAGACAACGAATACAATATAGTATTGGGGAATAGTTTGGATCGAGAAATCAATGAATGGCATGAAATTGTTACAACGTGTAGTGACGCTGGATCGCCGAGACTTAGTTCGTCTGGCAGTTTTCGTCTGCACGTGCTTGATGTTAATGATGTCCCACCTGTATTTACACAAGTTTTGTATAAGATCAACGTTGAAGAAAATGGACCCAAAAGTGTAAGTGTAGTTCAGGTTCATGCAAACGACAATGACGTCACAGCAGACCAGAACGTTCGGTACAGCTTAGAGCTTGCAGAGGATTACAAAGATATATTCAGTATAGATAGTACGAATGGACTTATTTACGTAGAGCAATCTTTAGACCGGGAAACTTATCCAACTATTACTTTTAAAGTACTTGCTACGGATAGTCAACCGCAACCTTTAACAGGAAGTGCTATGGTGGAAGTGACTGTTCTTGATGCCAATGACTATGACCCGGTGTTTACGCCATCGGAATTCCAGTTTACGGTACCAGAAAATCGTCCACCAGATATTTCTGTTGGTCGTGTTGTAGCTGTTGATGCAGACAGTGGTATAAACGCAGAACTACAATACACTTTATTGCCCATGAGCAGTGAAACCCCACCCTTCAGAGTACTGATGAATGGTACAATATTAACAACGATGTATTTTGACCGGGAAATGACAGCTCAGTACACATTTTCTGTAATGGCATCTGACAAAGGCTCGCCATCACGTAGTAGCACAGCAACAGTAATTGTCAACGTTCAGGATGAAAATGATAATCCTCCTATATTCATTTTTCCAGGACAGGAAACAGATGAAATTAGAGTATCGTATCAGTCCTTACCCAATACTGTCATAGCAACGATTCAAGCATACGACCCCGATAGCAGCTTTAATTCTCATATTTCATATATTATGAATGGTtctaacattttagaaaatttcgAATTAAATACTCATACTGGACAGTTTTCAGTGACATCACAACTTGACCAGTCAGACATTGGGACCTATGATCTCATTTTAACTGCAATAGACAACGGCGAACAAGAGCATCAACGAAGTGTAAAATTAGTTATAATTGATAAAGCAACCGTGGCGGCCAGTCAATCAGAAAGTGAGATAAAATATTTTGCCATTGCAGTTGCGATATCTTGTATAACTGTAGTTTTAtcagttttaattgttttggCGATTTGTTTGATCAAGCGAAAAGAACGTCAACATCATGAAAAGATAGCAGAGAGTGTAACAACCTGTTCGTCACTGGAGACGGACAGCGAAGGTTCCGATATTCGCTTCGGTGATGTGTGTACCCGAGGCATCCTGCACAAATCAAGTACCAACTCCCTGAAGAGAAATGACCAGTCCAGTAAACCTAATCCTATAAAGAAACCATTCACAACAGTG GTATCTGTTGATGAAGTGATACCGGAAGTTATATCAGATTCTGTTGAAATCTGGGACTGGGCAGATAGTGAATACAGCAGGAACACAGGACAGTCGTTACCACGTGACCTAGAACCCTTTTCCACATTTTCCAGTACAACAAAACAGAAGAATAAAGTTCATTGGCAGGCTAGTCAGTGCTAA